AAAAAAGCCCGGAGATCCATAGAGGTGGTCGATCCGGGCTTTTTTTATACAACTATTTTATCCAGTATCTCAAATATAGATCTGCGTAACTCAATAGACCTCAATATTTCCTTGTTTTTTTTGCGTTTAAGGCTACAAAACCGGTAACGGGCACCTACTTTTTTTAGAAAAAGATAATAATTAAATGCAAATAAAGCTGAGGGTACAAACAATATAACCATAGTCAGAATTCCCCAGATACAGGGAATAAAAATAATAAATAAAATGGTTATAATAAGGTAATACACAGGAAAAACGACAATTCCTGCTACAAATTGAACAGAACTTACAAATTGCGGATCCTTTATTTTTCCGGAGCTATACTGGGAAAGCTTGTAAGGAATATAATTGAATATCATTCCTAACAGCCAAAATGGGAATCCTAAAATAGAGAGTAACATAAGTAGTGATAAAAAGGAAAAAGAATATGGCTGATCTTCAACCACCCAATCACGGAAATCATATTTATTGATTATTGTCACATATTCTTTTATCTGGTCAGACATTTCTACCATTTCGGCATGCTTTTCCTGTGCATAATCCTCCATGGCATGGATCACCTTCTGTTGTGCCGTCAGTCTATCCCTCCCCTTATTATATTTCAGTCCCAGGCGCCGGATAGCACGTTTTTCATAAAACAGTCGTGCTTGCTCGATTTCATGATAGAATTCCTCATTCTCAATGTTGATCATACCTTCTTTCATCTTGTTGGAAAGGGTATCCTGCAATTGTTTGAATGCCCTGGGTGGATTTTCAATGTATAAATCATAGTAATCCGACATCTCAATGGCTTCCCCGTAATTGATGATCACATCGCTCCGGAACTTTCGGGTATCAGAATATTCGATCCCAACAGGAATAATTTTTACCCCCGGAAGATTGCCGAACTTTTCCTGTGCCTTTAATGCAAACCGGAAAACCCCTTTTTGTAATATCTGCAACCTCTTCATCTCATTATGAATTCCTTCCGGCATAATACCTACAGCAAGGCCATGATGGAGTACTTTCAGCAGAATATCAAATGTCTCCTGGTTATTATCGGAAGTATTTACACCGTCCCGTCTGCGGTAAATAGGAAGTATACGGAGAAAATGAAGGATTTTGATAACAAATGGTTTCTGAAAAATATCTGCCCGTGCAACAAACACCGGTTGCCGGTCCCTGGTACAAAGAATACAGATTGCATCCATCAAAGCATTCTGATGATTAGGTGTATAAATAATCGGGCCTTTCCTGGGAACCCTTTTCTTTCCAATTACCTGAATTTTACGGTAAAAAAAAGTAAATGCCGGACGAACGAAAACATGTAATACAAATGCATATCCCTTCGAAAAACGGCACATTTTTTCTTCCAAACTTTCAGCCATCTGATATTAATATTATATTTTATGATTATGTGCCTGAAAAAGGCAAACAAAATTAATAAAAAAGTACAAAAACAGGATGGTTAATTGTGTTAATCCAGAGATGATATCCTGATTATAGAAAAACGGGAAAAATTAGTAAGTAAGTTATTTTATTGAAAAACAGCATAAAAAACTAAATCCTGAATGCCTTTCTAAAAAAGAGTCGGGTAGTCATCTTCAAATTTTCTAATGATCGACGACAGGATCATTTCTCGCATCAACCTTGACCTGTTACGTATGGCATATTTTTTACAATAATCGTCAATGGCCTTTATTTCCTTGTTGTTAAACAAGATCGTCTGCTTATTGATACGTAACAAGTCTGTATTTTTTTTAGGTCGCCCCATATCTTCCGTTATACGTTTTTTATATTTCATGAAATAACAAAAATACGTATTTTCGGATGATTACCATAACTATCCATCCATTTCGGGAAAAGTTATTCTACGTACCATACCATCAGTTTCCTCGATCAGTACCTTACAAATATCCTTAGGTAAGGATATTTCCGCCTTCTCAGGCCATTCGATAAAACAGTAATTACCTGATGAAAAATACTCTTCACCACCAAAATCAAACACCTCTTCCGGCTTATTGATACGGTAAAAATCAAAATGGTAGATCATTCCGTTTTTTCCTGCATTATATTCATTGACCAATGAAAAAGTCGGACTGGTTACGGTCTTACTGACACCCAATTCTTCACACAGGGATTTTATAAATGTCGTTTTCCCGGCTCCCATGGCACCATAAAAAGCAAAAAGCTTATGCCCTGAGGTAAGCGTTAGAAACCGGCGGGCAGCCGAACCAATATCTGATAGTGAAAACTCAATCGAAGTCATAAGGAGTCTCCTGGTACACATAATAATTCAGCCAGTTCGAGAAAAGAAGGCTGGCATGGCTTTTCCAACGCATCAAAGGTTCTTTGGAAGGATCATCACCCGGGAAATAATTATAGGGAACCTGTATGTCCATCCTTTTCTCCAGATCACGTTCATATTCGCTTTTGAGCGTTAAAGCATCGTATTCCGAATGCCCGGTAACAAATATACGCCGGTTCTCCACATCCCTCACCAAATAAACACCGGACTGTTCCGATTCGGAAACAATTTCGAGCTGGGGTATCTTCTCAATATCTTCCCGGCGTATCTCGGTATGGCGGGAATGAGGCACCAGGAATTTATCATCGAATCCTCTCACAATAGGCGCTTTAGGATTATTTAATGTATGATCGAATACCCCAAACATCTTTTCCGGCAAGGCATATTTAGGCACGCCGTAATGGTAATATAAACCCGCCTGTGCCGCCCAGCAGATATAAAGTGTTGATGTAACACTGTGCTCCGCCCAGTCGATAATTTGTTTCAGCTCGTTCCAATAATCCACTTCCTCATAATCCAGCATCTCCACCGGCGCACCGGTAATGATCAGACCGTCAAAACGATGGAATTTTACCTCATCAAAAGTCTTATAAAAAGTCTCCAAATGTTCGATCGGCGTATTCTTTGAGGTATGGCTGAT
This genomic stretch from Bacteroidales bacterium harbors:
- the metA gene encoding homoserine O-succinyltransferase; amino-acid sequence: MPVNIPDNLPAADVLRDENIFVMTESRAIHQDIRPLRLLILNLMPVKITTETHLLRMLSNSPLQVEITLLKTISHTSKNTPIEHLETFYKTFDEVKFHRFDGLIITGAPVEMLDYEEVDYWNELKQIIDWAEHSVTSTLYICWAAQAGLYYHYGVPKYALPEKMFGVFDHTLNNPKAPIVRGFDDKFLVPHSRHTEIRREDIEKIPQLEIVSESEQSGVYLVRDVENRRIFVTGHSEYDALTLKSEYERDLEKRMDIQVPYNYFPGDDPSKEPLMRWKSHASLLFSNWLNYYVYQETPYDFD
- a CDS encoding 1-acyl-sn-glycerol-3-phosphate acyltransferase, encoding MAESLEEKMCRFSKGYAFVLHVFVRPAFTFFYRKIQVIGKKRVPRKGPIIYTPNHQNALMDAICILCTRDRQPVFVARADIFQKPFVIKILHFLRILPIYRRRDGVNTSDNNQETFDILLKVLHHGLAVGIMPEGIHNEMKRLQILQKGVFRFALKAQEKFGNLPGVKIIPVGIEYSDTRKFRSDVIINYGEAIEMSDYYDLYIENPPRAFKQLQDTLSNKMKEGMINIENEEFYHEIEQARLFYEKRAIRRLGLKYNKGRDRLTAQQKVIHAMEDYAQEKHAEMVEMSDQIKEYVTIINKYDFRDWVVEDQPYSFSFLSLLMLLSILGFPFWLLGMIFNYIPYKLSQYSSGKIKDPQFVSSVQFVAGIVVFPVYYLIITILFIIFIPCIWGILTMVILFVPSALFAFNYYLFLKKVGARYRFCSLKRKKNKEILRSIELRRSIFEILDKIVV
- the tsaE gene encoding tRNA (adenosine(37)-N6)-threonylcarbamoyltransferase complex ATPase subunit type 1 TsaE; its protein translation is MTSIEFSLSDIGSAARRFLTLTSGHKLFAFYGAMGAGKTTFIKSLCEELGVSKTVTSPTFSLVNEYNAGKNGMIYHFDFYRINKPEEVFDFGGEEYFSSGNYCFIEWPEKAEISLPKDICKVLIEETDGMVRRITFPEMDG